From a single Endozoicomonas euniceicola genomic region:
- a CDS encoding transglycosylase SLT domain-containing protein, giving the protein MIPISALFLRKGFSKNSHIKKLGGLILLISLLLTGCSSTAPPSDRHNLCSIFREKPSWYKAAKKSQKKWGTPVQVQMAIMYQESSFRHNVRPPRPYFLFIPLPRKSSAYGYAQAQDGTWQEYLDETGGWFKSRDDFADAIDFIGWYTNKVRRVNGVSLWRADQLYLNYHEGMGGYRRGSYKSKPWLMNTARRVKSRASNYGEQLRRCKL; this is encoded by the coding sequence ATGATACCAATATCGGCCTTGTTCTTAAGAAAAGGCTTTTCTAAAAATAGCCACATTAAGAAACTGGGGGGGCTGATCCTGTTGATCAGCCTGTTGTTAACCGGGTGCAGTAGTACGGCTCCGCCTTCTGACAGGCATAATCTGTGCAGCATCTTCAGAGAAAAGCCCAGCTGGTATAAGGCGGCAAAAAAATCCCAGAAGAAGTGGGGAACCCCTGTGCAGGTCCAGATGGCGATTATGTACCAGGAATCCAGCTTCAGACACAATGTTCGGCCGCCTCGTCCTTACTTCCTGTTTATTCCGCTACCGCGTAAATCTTCAGCCTATGGTTATGCCCAGGCGCAGGACGGCACCTGGCAGGAATATCTGGATGAAACCGGAGGCTGGTTTAAAAGCCGTGATGACTTTGCGGACGCGATTGATTTTATTGGCTGGTATACCAATAAAGTCCGTCGTGTGAATGGGGTATCCCTGTGGCGGGCTGATCAGTTGTATCTCAACTATCACGAAGGTATGGGAGGGTATCGCCGTGGTAGCTACAAGAGTAAGCCATGGCTGATGAATACGGCACGACGTGTAAAGAGTCGGGCCAGCAATTATGGCGAGCAACTGCGTCGCTGCAAACTATAA
- a CDS encoding YdgA family protein, with the protein MTNTKKLWISGMAGLAGLTVLGMPALNGFILESRLKNDLVNLAEQHDYRVENLSISRGYGSTDLELTLQGTGLRKINGQALELTGTLNHGSLFSVPGMVSGDLDVNYYTYEQGVRFTMPGTISGSMNLNGSISARLTTEGIEWPLDPEAVLTLQVDPTEGQLTSQRSGTVAVDMEPLVWTVHENSEPLFRMAMNSPVVEFSTHEQSWSMTAPEVSYSVPSVSSDVLLVVDNFQAEGEQTRANDQLSSHMVMSTGSVTVPLLSEQGLDNLIEGLSISSSVENVDRNLLERIPELLGRGDAEQVMSVDDAGLWLRDLISTQPRIAVEEVSVQTSKGHFSFAFDLAGTDKTKAFVEQFLDNPPQTPIEESLMTHAAMQSLAVSASVHLSDELLGWGCEYIPQQMVQEQGGQPAEAVFYSAMCQTMVNSGDFLTASCLQFQDSGEQVQCLNSMQQAKAVWKESRTLKMALEDGLLMLNGVELTQFPL; encoded by the coding sequence ATGACGAATACAAAAAAATTATGGATATCCGGTATGGCCGGACTGGCAGGTCTGACGGTGCTGGGTATGCCAGCCCTGAACGGTTTTATTCTTGAAAGTCGTCTGAAGAATGATCTGGTCAATCTGGCAGAGCAGCACGACTATCGTGTTGAAAACCTGTCCATCAGTCGGGGTTATGGCAGTACGGACCTGGAACTGACACTTCAGGGAACGGGCTTGCGCAAGATTAACGGTCAGGCGCTGGAACTGACCGGTACTTTGAATCATGGCTCTCTTTTTTCTGTACCGGGCATGGTCTCCGGTGATCTGGACGTTAACTATTACACGTATGAGCAGGGTGTTCGCTTTACCATGCCGGGAACCATCAGTGGTTCCATGAATCTGAACGGTTCCATATCCGCCAGGCTGACCACAGAAGGTATTGAATGGCCTCTGGATCCGGAAGCGGTGCTGACTTTGCAGGTTGATCCGACAGAGGGGCAGCTGACCAGCCAGCGCTCCGGAACCGTTGCCGTGGATATGGAACCTCTGGTCTGGACGGTGCATGAAAACAGTGAGCCTCTGTTTCGCATGGCCATGAATTCTCCGGTGGTGGAATTCAGTACCCATGAACAGAGCTGGTCCATGACGGCTCCGGAAGTCTCTTACTCTGTGCCTTCCGTTTCTTCCGATGTATTGCTGGTTGTGGATAACTTTCAGGCTGAAGGTGAGCAGACAAGGGCTAATGACCAGCTGAGCAGTCATATGGTCATGAGTACGGGTTCAGTGACTGTTCCGCTATTGTCTGAACAGGGGCTGGATAATCTGATTGAAGGGTTAAGCATCAGTTCCAGTGTGGAAAATGTTGACCGAAATCTGCTTGAGCGTATTCCTGAGCTGCTGGGGCGCGGCGATGCTGAGCAGGTCATGTCGGTTGACGATGCCGGTCTATGGTTGCGGGATTTAATCAGTACTCAGCCACGTATTGCGGTTGAAGAGGTTTCGGTACAGACCAGCAAAGGGCATTTTTCTTTTGCCTTTGATCTGGCAGGTACGGACAAAACTAAAGCATTTGTAGAACAGTTTCTGGATAACCCACCTCAGACACCGATAGAAGAAAGCCTGATGACCCATGCGGCGATGCAGTCCCTGGCTGTGTCTGCTTCTGTTCATTTGTCCGATGAGCTGCTGGGCTGGGGTTGTGAATATATACCTCAGCAAATGGTTCAGGAGCAGGGCGGGCAGCCAGCGGAAGCGGTATTTTACAGTGCCATGTGTCAGACCATGGTGAACAGTGGTGACTTCCTCACCGCTTCCTGTCTGCAATTTCAGGATTCCGGTGAGCAGGTGCAATGCCTGAACAGCATGCAGCAGGCTAAAGCGGTCTGGAAGGAAAGCAGAACCCTGAAAATGGCTCTGGAAGATGGGTTGCTGATGTTGAATGGTGTGGAGTTGACACAGTTTCCGCTTTGA
- a CDS encoding YheU family protein, with translation MIIPYKDIDPDTLNNLIEEFVTRDGTDNGYDQPLEQKIESVLKQLQQGEVVVVFDPNLASVNIVPKNTVAAMDGSH, from the coding sequence ATGATCATACCTTATAAGGACATTGACCCCGATACACTCAACAATCTGATTGAAGAATTTGTCACCCGCGATGGCACCGACAATGGCTACGATCAACCCCTGGAACAAAAAATAGAAAGTGTCCTGAAACAGCTACAGCAAGGGGAAGTCGTGGTTGTTTTTGACCCGAACCTGGCCAGCGTTAACATTGTGCCGAAAAATACGGTGGCCGCGATGGATGGCAGCCATTAA
- the tsaA gene encoding tRNA (N6-threonylcarbamoyladenosine(37)-N6)-methyltransferase TrmO — translation MSRSFQFDQIGVIHSCYRQKFGIPRQPGIVTAAEAELELLPPYNQENLVRGLEGFSHLWVHFIFHETMNEGWRPTIRPPRLGGKQRMGVFATRSTHRPNPAGLSVVRLKGIQSGNGKLVLQLAEADLLDGTPVIDIKPYLPYADALPEAKGGFAPLPAVMAEVEFTEEAMAKCLSYEQKTGRQLVLLIQQVLGQDPRPAYLRETTGRRHGSALWDVNVVWESRGDHFLVTDLEAYTPDHQAFWHYQQHSDQ, via the coding sequence GTGTCCAGAAGCTTTCAGTTCGACCAGATCGGTGTCATCCACTCCTGTTACCGGCAGAAGTTTGGTATTCCCCGTCAGCCCGGTATTGTCACCGCCGCCGAGGCTGAACTGGAACTGCTCCCACCTTACAACCAGGAAAATCTGGTACGGGGGCTGGAAGGCTTTTCTCACCTGTGGGTACACTTTATTTTTCATGAAACCATGAACGAAGGCTGGCGACCCACTATTCGCCCACCCCGTCTGGGCGGCAAGCAGCGCATGGGGGTTTTCGCCACCCGCTCGACGCACCGCCCTAACCCTGCTGGCCTTTCGGTGGTTCGCTTAAAAGGCATTCAGTCTGGCAACGGCAAACTTGTACTTCAGCTTGCAGAAGCCGACCTGTTGGATGGCACGCCGGTCATTGATATAAAGCCATACCTGCCTTATGCCGATGCCCTGCCTGAAGCCAAAGGGGGGTTTGCACCATTGCCTGCGGTGATGGCAGAAGTAGAGTTCACCGAAGAAGCCATGGCTAAATGTTTGAGCTATGAACAGAAAACCGGTCGACAACTGGTACTGCTTATTCAGCAGGTTCTTGGGCAGGACCCACGCCCGGCTTATCTGCGTGAAACCACCGGGAGACGGCATGGTTCAGCGCTATGGGATGTGAATGTGGTCTGGGAGTCCAGGGGCGACCATTTTCTGGTCACCGACCTGGAGGCTTATACACCGGATCACCAGGCGTTCTGGCACTACCAGCAACATAGTGATCAATGA
- a CDS encoding dicarboxylate/amino acid:cation symporter — MQQWIRLSLTTKVLIGMVTGLLVGLVMRHQFEGIAFVEHYLVNGLFDITGQIFLTVLKMLVVPLVFTSIVCGACSLKDISVLGRLGVKTVGLYLLTTCIAISLAMAVALVVSPGEGANLESVSSFAASDAPSISEVIIGMFPKNPIEALASGNTLQIIVFALLFGIAIAAAGKPAQPVVNLFIALNEVMMKLVTLVMNLAPYGVMSLMAKLFYSINLGAVGNLFQYFMVVISVLALQVFITYCGLLKITTGLSPRLFLKKIQDAFMFAFTTASSNATIPVTMEAVTRRMGVKNDVASFTIPLGSTINMDGTAIMQGAATVFIAQAFGVELFLNDYLMVIMTATLASIGTAGVPGVGLIMLAMVLQQVGLPLEGIALIMGVDRLLDMVRTAVNITGDSVVTCVVAKSEGALDLSVFNNEAAGESDENIDFHQIGNHHQPLKA; from the coding sequence ATGCAGCAGTGGATTCGACTCTCCCTAACCACCAAAGTCCTGATTGGTATGGTAACCGGCTTGCTGGTTGGTCTGGTTATGCGACACCAGTTCGAAGGCATTGCCTTCGTGGAACATTATCTGGTCAACGGCCTGTTCGACATCACCGGTCAGATCTTCCTGACTGTTCTGAAAATGCTTGTAGTACCACTGGTTTTTACTTCCATAGTCTGTGGTGCCTGCTCTCTGAAAGACATCAGCGTACTGGGTCGCCTTGGGGTTAAAACCGTTGGCCTTTACCTTCTGACGACCTGCATTGCAATCAGCCTGGCAATGGCAGTAGCCCTGGTGGTCTCACCTGGCGAAGGAGCCAACCTGGAGAGTGTCAGCAGCTTCGCTGCATCTGACGCACCTTCCATTTCCGAAGTCATCATTGGCATGTTCCCAAAAAACCCAATTGAAGCCCTGGCTTCCGGCAACACTCTGCAAATTATTGTATTTGCACTGCTGTTTGGTATTGCCATTGCCGCTGCCGGCAAACCTGCCCAGCCGGTGGTCAACCTGTTCATCGCCCTGAACGAAGTGATGATGAAACTGGTGACTCTGGTAATGAACCTGGCACCTTATGGTGTGATGAGCCTGATGGCAAAATTGTTCTACAGCATCAATCTTGGTGCTGTTGGCAACCTGTTCCAGTACTTTATGGTGGTGATCAGTGTTCTGGCCCTGCAGGTTTTCATCACGTATTGTGGCCTGCTAAAAATTACAACGGGGCTGAGCCCACGCCTGTTCCTGAAGAAAATTCAGGATGCCTTTATGTTTGCGTTTACCACGGCCTCCAGCAATGCCACCATTCCGGTTACCATGGAAGCCGTGACCCGTCGTATGGGCGTAAAAAACGATGTCGCTTCTTTCACCATCCCCCTGGGCAGCACCATAAACATGGATGGCACTGCGATCATGCAGGGTGCCGCGACAGTATTTATCGCCCAGGCGTTTGGTGTTGAATTGTTTCTGAACGATTACCTGATGGTCATTATGACAGCTACTTTGGCATCTATCGGCACAGCCGGTGTTCCGGGGGTTGGGCTGATCATGCTGGCAATGGTTCTGCAACAGGTTGGCCTCCCCCTGGAAGGCATAGCCCTGATTATGGGCGTTGACCGTCTGCTGGATATGGTGCGAACCGCTGTCAACATTACCGGCGACAGTGTTGTTACCTGTGTCGTGGCAAAAAGTGAAGGAGCCCTGGACCTGTCAGTGTTTAATAACGAGGCAGCCGGTGAGAGTGATGAAAACATTGACTTTCACCAAATAGGCAATCACCATCAGCCTCTGAAAGCCTGA